GGTACGTGTTGATACGGGGCTAATAAAGCGTCAATTGGACATATTTGCATCGCCTCACACTTATGAGACCAAACCTCTATTTACAATAACGAACCGAGGCCAGGACTACCTGTCATGGCTCACTGAAGCATATATTGCCAGCTCAATCGTCTACGGACTTATCTTCTCTAAGCCAGTCGCTTGCCAAGTAAAGCACCATAATAAATGGTAGCACCGAGACAGACCAGGTTGATCAAGCTCGAGAAGCCGTGGAGTCGGCCGAACTTCTTGTTAAGAGCTACCATCTCCTTAGAGTGGGGAGGGGGGTCGTAACTCTTCTTGCCATCACGGGTTTCTGGGAAACTAAATCAGCGCGCTTTCCTATTGGAATGAGGCTGATAATCTTACCCTGGTGCTTTCTTTCACGCATGGTGTTAACAGTCAGAGGACGAAGTACGACCATGTTGACAAGCCCAGTCACAGCAGCCGCGGCCATGGGGAGCAAAGTCTTGGGGTTCTCCAGGAGTCCGGAGATGCCGAGCGGCTGCCCATTGTTGCTGGCTGTCAAAGCAACTAGCACTGGAAGTGCCGtctgaagagagaaataaatgGGGAATGTGGCAGTCTGCAACGAAGCAAACTGAGGTCGGGGAAGGGCCCTAAAAGCTACAATCCCGGAAACGAAGGTCTATTCGGTGGAGAATTAGACTGGCATTGGCGCTGGATGTTGCATGATCACGGTACCTGATACACTTGAACACCGAGTAGAGTGCCATAGCTGGAAAGATCGATAAGCAAGAGGATATTTGGATAGATTGCGTGCCTGTAAATACTAACCTTAGAATGTGATACGGGCGAGGGTCAATCATGGTGGAAAATTGAAACAGTGAGTATGTATTCGGGTCAACAATGGATGATCCGAGGCAGTTAGTGATGTAACAGGGAAGCACTCCGCTTTTAGTATTCCGTATCCGCCGTCCCTGTCTGTCCAGCCTCACCGCCCACATGATTGATTAGGTAAGTtatgaattttttttttctatagaGTCACCAAAAGCGGATATTCGCGCCCacttttttttgttcttcccccctccctaGTATTCTACTAGGGGGGCTAACTTTCAGATTCTGCAAAATGAAGTACGTTCTGGTTTCTGGAGGTAATTGCTTTCCGATCTATGTTTTTCTGTCATTTTTTTAACCACCCTCTGCAGGTGTCATCTCCGGCGTTGGCAAGGGCATTATCGCCTCCAGCTGTGGGTTGCTCTTCAAGACGGCGGGTTTGACCGTCTCTTCTATCAAGATCGACCCCTACCTGAATATCGATGCTGGTCTTATGAACGTGAGTATCTACACACTTTAACATCTCAATTGCCGTACAAGCTAATAGGTTTCGATACAGCCTCTAGAGTTGGTCCCACTTGAATCCCCGTATACCTGCATTCATTGACACAATAAAAAGACACGGTGAAGTGTTCGTTTGCGACGACGGTGCAGAAACAGATCTAGATCTTGGAAACTATGAGCGCTATCTTGGCGTTACTCTTGGCGGTGACAACAATATCACCACCGGCAAGATCTACCACCATGTCATCACCAAGGAGCGTCGTGGAGATTACCTCGGAAAGACTGTGCAGATCGTCCCCCATCTGACGAATGAAATCCAGAACGTACGTCCCAGAGTTTAGCTCAACTTGGTTAGGAAGTGTATTAATGTGATATGCAGTGGGTTGAGAAGGTCGCCAAGGTTTCTGTGGATGAGTCTGGAAGGGAGCCTGATGTCTGTATCAGTAAGTTCACCCGAGCAAATCATGTGTTAGGGCTTGCTAACGCCTGTATCAGTCGAAGTGAGTACAGGGAAACACCGGTCGATGGCATCATAGACTAACATAGCATTTTTAAGTTGGGCGGTACTGTTGGAGACATCGAGAGCGCACCATTCGTTGAGGCCATGGCTCAGCTCCAAAGACGAGTTGGCAAGGACAACTTCCTTCAGATCCAAGTCAGCTATGTTCCTCTGATTGGCTCGgagcagaagaccaagcCTACACAGAGGGCCATCAGTGATGTCCGTAGTGCTGGTCTCAGACCTGACATCATTGCATGCCGCTGCGAGACACCCCTGGAGGAGGCAACTATTCAAAAGATCGCCAATTCTTGCCAAGTGGAACGGAACCAAGTTGTTGGCGTACATAACGTCTCTACCACATATCAGGTCCCCATCCTTCTGGCGCAACAGGGATTCCTCAGTACTCTTAGTGAACTCCTTAAAACCGACTCTATCTCTAAGGATCAGAAGCTTATTGACAGTGGTAAGCTCATCTGGCAGGAATGGCAGGGCTTGGCTATGAACCAAGTGCATTCCCTTGAGACTGTGACGATTGCCTTGATTGGTAAATACACAAGCTTGCATGACTCATATATGAGTGTGAGCAAGGCGCTGGAACATGTGAGTCTGATCTATCATGTAGACGTTGTGTCGTTGCTAACCATCAGTAATAGGCGTCCATGCATTGCcgcaagaagctgaatctGATCTGGATCGAATCGACTCatcttgaagatgagcaCAAGACAAACAACCCTGCGGAATACTATTCCGCGTGGCACAACTTGACCACCGCCAACGGGGTAagttttcattttctttggCAAAGTCTACTCAATACTGACATTTATAGGTTCTTGTCCCCGGTGGCTTTGGTTCGAGAGGTACGACCGGTATGGTTTTGGCTGCCCAATGGGCCCGTACCAACAACGTTCCCTACCTTGGTATTTGCCTTGGTATGCAATTGGCTGTGGTCGAGTATGCTCGGCATGTCTGCGGTATGGATAAGGCAAGCAGCGCCGAGTTCGATGAGACCTGCGAGCAGCCTGTTATCATCTACATGCCTGAGATCGATAAGACTAAGATGGGTGGTACAATGCGCCTTGGAAAGCGGGCGACTGTGTTCCAGCCTGGTACTGAATGGTCTCGCCTGCGCAAGCTGTACGGGGAGAAGCAGGAGATCTGGGAAAGACATCGCCACCGTTATGAGGTGAACCCTGAGCTTATCGGCCAGCTGGAGCAGGGTGGACTGTCCTTCATTGGAAAGGACGAGGCCGGCGAGCGTATGGAAGTCATTGAATTGAAGGATCATAAGTGGTACGTCGGAGTACAATTCCACCCTGAGTACCTGAGCCGAGTCCTTGCGCCCAGCAAGaccttcttgggcttcttcgCCGCTGCTGCCGGATGCCTCGAAGAGATCACCGAGGCTTATAAGGACCGTCACGATCTCAGTTCCAAATTGCCTATGGTTTAGGCTCGGtgttttttctcttgggGTTATAGGAtaggataaagaaaaaggagatatCATACCATATTATAGACATAGTACAATGAAATAACATCATGAAATAAGACTCATTTATTAACTGTAATGCCACGCGCTCTTGTGTGCTGAACTTACTGTTTCCACGCACCTTTGCCATGCCATGATGTCATGTGCCTTCGCGTCCCGCTTTCACCCAAACGGGAAATATCACGCGTCTGCCTGGCCATCGTGTCGCCTAGTGGAAGGTGCCTCGTGCCTTATACATCTAGTTTAAATGTCGACTTTTCTTGGGTAGTCTCAGGATTTGGACCGCAccacattcacaatggcgGACAAGGAAGCAACTGTGTATATTGTGGACGTTGGGAGGTCCATGGGAGAATGTCGCAATGGCCGATCAGTGACTGATCTTGAATGGGCCATGCAGTATGTCTGGGATCGCATTACAGGAACAGTGAGTGGCAGTCGTCACAATTGGACCGTATTCGTTAAATACCTTGCTCAATTTCAAACCAGGTGGCCACTGGCCGCAAAACTGCCATGATGGGTGTGATTGGACTCAGGACAGATGGTATGTATACTTCTGAATACTGTATGCGGTTCATACGCTGATCCAAAAATTAGAAACGTCCAACGAACTTGAAGATGACGTACATTTCTCTCACATTGCAGTTCTGTCGAACCTCAAACAGTATGCTTTCCACTCTATGATAATTTGGTTTGTGCGCCAAACTGACGAGGACGTCAAGGTTTCTTATGCCGGACATTCGGAAACTGGAAGATGAACTGAAACCGAGCAAAACGGACAAAGGAGACGGTAAGCTTTTTGAGAGCCACTAGGACCTACTGTCCAATTTACTAAACTTTGTTCTCTAGCTATTTCCGCTATTATCTTGGCTATTCAGATGATTATCACGCATTGCAAGAAGTTGAAGTACAGGCGCAAGATCGTCCTCGTCACTAACGGACAGGGGCGCATGAGCGATGAAGACCTGGGCGAGATtgtgaagaaggtcaaggaagataaCATCGAGCTTGTTGTTATGTCAGTGATTTGCTACCAGATAGCAACGAAACAAAAGCTAACTTCAAGCAGGGGAATTGATTTCGATGACCCTGAGTACGGTtacaaagaagaagacaaagacccTCACAAGGTAGCGATATCTCTCGCGCagctttgttcttttctaaCAACTAAAACAGGCCGAAAATGAAACTCTCTTGCGTACCCTTGTGGAAGATTGTGATGGAGTCTATGGAACATTCGAGCAGGCTGTGGCTGAACTAGACATCCCCCGTGTCAAGTCTGTCAGGTCAGTGGCAAGCTTCAAAGGATATCTCCAACTAGGCAACCCAGAGGAGTATGACTCTGCTCTCCGCATTCCTGTTGAAAGGTACTATCGGACTTACCCGGCCAAACCCCCGACCGCAAGTTCTTTCGTCCTGCGCTCAGAGCCTGAAGCTGGACAAGAAGAGGCAGAGTCATctgaggctgctgctgctacgCAAAAAGGGAGCCAATCTGGAGATGCCGGATTGACCACTGTGAGAACCATGAGAACATATCAAGTTGAGGACAAAAGTGCACCGGGTGGGAAAATCGACATCGAACGAGATGAGCTCGCCAAAGGATATGAGTATGGACGGACAGCAGTTCACATTAGTGAAACTGACGAGAACATCACGATTCTCGATACATTCGCAGGGCTGGAGTTGATGGGCTTCATCCAGACTGACCAGGTATGTCTTGCTGAAGTCGCCTCGGTGCATGCTCTGACACACGATTATAGTATCAACGTTATATGCACATGTCCAACACAAACATCATAATTGCACAACGTGCCAACGACAAAGCAGCTCTTGCCCTTTCATCCTTTATACACGCCCTTTTTGAGCTAGAATGCTATGCTGTTGCTCGCCTAgttgtgaaagagaacaagCCACCAGTTATAGTCTTGCTCGCGCCCTCGATCGAGCCTGAGTATGAATGCCTTCTCGAAGTCCAGTTACCATTTGCGGAAGATGTCCGAACCTATCGGTTCCCTCCTCTGGATAAAGTGATTACTGTTTCCGGAAAGGTTGTGACACAACACCGGAATCTTCCCAGTGATGATTTACTCGATGTGATGGGCAAGTACGTGAATAGTATGGAGCTTGTCGACGCAGATGAGGATGGGTAGGTTTATGCCTAAAAGATTCCGAATATCTTCTCATTGACATAACCAGGGATCCAGTGGAGACTTTCCCTATCGACGACTCGTATTCCCCAGTTTTGCACCGGATTGACGCCGCCATCCGTGCTCGGGCTATACATCCTGACCAGCCCATACCTCCTCCATCAGAGAGACTGACAAAATTCTCACACCCACGAGAGGATCTCATCGAGAAATCACAGAAACACCTAGAGAAGTTGATCGAGATAGCCGATGTTAAGAAGGGTTGGACATCACCCCACAATCAAGTCTGTCAGACTGCTAATTCAGTTACCAGTTCCTCCCAAAGCGAAGGGTCGCAAGCGCACTCGTGAAACCGAAAAGCCACTTTCCGGACTCGACGTCGATGCCCTGCTTCATCATGAAAAGCGCGTCAAGATATCTCCCAACAATGCCATTCCT
The sequence above is a segment of the Aspergillus oryzae RIB40 DNA, chromosome 3 genome. Coding sequences within it:
- a CDS encoding DUF4149 domain-containing protein (predicted protein) → MIDPRPYHILSYGTLLGVQVYQTFVSGIVAFRALPRPQFASLQTATFPIYFSLQTALPVLVALTASNNGQPLGISGLLENPKTLLPMAAAAVTGLVNMVVLRPLTVNTMRERKHQETRDGKKSYDPPPHSKEMVALNKKFGRLHGFSSLINLVCLGATIYYGALLGKRLA
- a CDS encoding putative CTP synthase (CTP synthase (UTP-ammonia lyase)); the encoded protein is MKYVLVSGGVISGVGKGIIASSCGLLFKTAGLTVSSIKIDPYLNIDAGLMNVSIQPLEHGEVFVCDDGAETDLDLGNYERYLGVTLGGDNNITTGKIYHHVITKERRGDYLGKTVQIVPHLTNEIQNWVEKVAKVSVDESGREPDVCISKFTRANHVLGLANACISRSEYRETPLGGTVGDIESAPFVEAMAQLQRRVGKDNFLQIQVSYVPLIGSEQKTKPTQRAISDVRSAGLRPDIIACRCETPLEEATIQKIANSCQVERNQVVGVHNVSTTYQVPILLAQQGFLSTLSELLKTDSISKDQKLIDSGKLIWQEWQGLAMNQVHSLETVTIALIGKYTSLHDSYMSVSKALEHASMHCRKKLNLIWIESTHLEDEHKTNNPAEYYSAWHNLTTANGVLVPGGFGSRGTTGMVLAAQWARTNNVPYLGICLGMQLAVVEYARHVCGMDKASSAEFDETCEQPVIIYMPEIDKTKMGGTMRLGKRATVFQPGTEWSRLRKLYGEKQEIWERHRHRYEVNPELIGQLEQGGLSFIGKDEAGERMEVIELKDHKWYVGVQFHPEYLSRVLAPSKTFLGFFAAAAGCLEEITEAYKDRHDLSSKLPMV